A single region of the Lysinibacillus sp. B2A1 genome encodes:
- a CDS encoding cupin domain-containing protein, protein MPMYEMKKFFTKQGNFQEVSMSVISLLPGERVPTVGMSRHDEDEYSYIFSGEIETYSNGEYSVEKAGDATLIPAGEEHWCVNKSSEPCMLVCFMVKKAE, encoded by the coding sequence ATGCCAATGTATGAAATGAAAAAATTTTTTACAAAACAGGGGAATTTTCAAGAAGTGAGCATGAGTGTTATTTCTCTGCTACCAGGCGAACGTGTTCCTACTGTGGGCATGAGCCGTCATGATGAAGATGAATATTCTTATATTTTCAGTGGAGAAATAGAAACATACAGTAATGGTGAATACAGTGTGGAAAAGGCAGGAGATGCAACACTAATTCCTGCTGGCGAAGAGCATTGGTGCGTTAATAAAAGCAGTGAACCATGTATGCTCGTTTGCTTTATGGTGAAAAAAGCTGAATAA
- a CDS encoding D-ala-D-ala transporter subunit, with translation MRKFSSFITQKGFLFKLGLFICAFWIIVVICAPLIATHSTTVQDLSIRYQPPSFSHFFGTDELGRDVFSRVMYGSRISLTAGIITVITAFSFGIFYGGIAGYKGGKVDEVMMRFSELIMAFPPLILAMVIAAALGPSIINSVIAMAIIWWPNYARLMRSMVISLKESEYVTASRVMGASHVRVLFLEILPNSFGPLLVMATLDLGNAILMFSGLSFLGLGTQPPTPEWGSMVSDGAKVIQNWWVSTFPGLAIFSISIGANFVGDGLRDFLDPKLQKE, from the coding sequence ATGAGAAAATTTAGCTCTTTTATCACTCAAAAAGGATTTCTTTTTAAACTTGGATTATTCATTTGTGCATTTTGGATAATCGTTGTCATTTGTGCACCATTAATCGCTACACATAGTACAACTGTACAAGATTTATCCATTCGATACCAGCCACCGAGCTTTTCACATTTCTTTGGTACTGATGAGTTGGGACGTGATGTATTCTCACGTGTTATGTATGGTTCTAGAATTTCTCTAACAGCAGGTATAATTACTGTGATAACTGCATTTTCTTTTGGTATTTTCTATGGGGGAATAGCAGGATATAAAGGTGGGAAAGTAGACGAAGTAATGATGCGTTTCTCAGAGCTTATTATGGCATTTCCACCACTTATTTTAGCGATGGTAATTGCAGCAGCACTTGGTCCAAGTATTATAAACTCGGTAATTGCAATGGCCATTATATGGTGGCCAAATTATGCAAGGTTGATGCGTTCAATGGTTATCTCCTTAAAAGAAAGTGAGTATGTTACTGCTTCGCGCGTGATGGGTGCTTCACATGTTCGAGTTCTGTTTTTAGAAATTTTACCGAATAGCTTTGGTCCATTACTGGTTATGGCAACACTTGATCTGGGGAATGCAATCTTGATGTTTTCAGGATTAAGCTTCCTTGGATTAGGAACACAGCCGCCTACGCCTGAGTGGGGTTCAATGGTATCAGATGGGGCAAAGGTTATTCAAAATTGGTGGGTATCTACCTTCCCAGGGTTAGCTATTTTCTCAATTTCGATTGGTGCTAACTTCGTAGGGGATGGTCTACGAGACTTCCTAGATCCAAAACTTCAAAAAGAATAG
- a CDS encoding peptide ABC transporter permease: MLRFIARRLLFLLFLLFGVALFVFILSHLVPSDPVAANLSQSAMNNPEIVAAFKEKWGLDQSLFSQLLLYFQHLLTGDLGTSIRTGRPVFDDLMQFFPATLELSIVAMVIALVLGILFGTISAIFRNKTIDHIIRTISVSGVSVPSFWFALIMLNIFSSVLGITPGPGRIDARATTPEGGTGLLLLDSIISGNFQLFGDVAMHLILPGTVLGFFTMGLIARQTRSNLLEVLSMDYIRTARSKGLKESGIIVKHAISNAMIPVITVAGIGFCNLLGGMVLVENIFAWPGIGQYAYLSAVSLDFPAICGVSLLIAFIYVVINLLIDILYGIIDPRVRYK, encoded by the coding sequence TTGCTTAGATTTATTGCTAGGCGTCTATTGTTTCTGCTTTTCTTATTATTTGGTGTGGCACTTTTCGTTTTTATTCTTTCGCATTTAGTGCCGAGTGATCCGGTTGCTGCGAATTTGAGCCAAAGTGCAATGAATAATCCTGAAATTGTTGCTGCTTTTAAAGAGAAGTGGGGACTAGATCAGTCGCTTTTTAGTCAATTACTTCTGTACTTCCAACACTTATTGACGGGTGATTTGGGTACATCAATACGAACAGGCAGACCTGTGTTTGATGATTTAATGCAGTTCTTCCCAGCAACATTGGAATTATCGATAGTGGCGATGGTGATTGCCTTAGTGTTAGGTATTCTATTTGGAACAATCTCTGCAATTTTCAGAAATAAGACTATTGATCATATCATTCGTACCATTTCTGTTAGTGGGGTATCTGTACCGAGCTTTTGGTTTGCTTTAATTATGCTCAATATTTTTTCCTCCGTTTTAGGCATTACGCCTGGACCTGGTCGAATTGATGCACGAGCAACAACTCCTGAGGGAGGAACAGGATTACTTCTACTAGATTCAATTATTAGCGGGAATTTTCAATTATTCGGTGATGTGGCTATGCACTTGATTCTACCAGGAACGGTATTAGGATTCTTTACTATGGGATTAATTGCTCGTCAAACAAGATCTAATTTGCTTGAAGTGTTGTCAATGGATTACATACGTACAGCTCGTTCTAAGGGTCTGAAGGAATCTGGAATTATCGTTAAACATGCGATTTCCAATGCAATGATACCGGTCATTACAGTAGCTGGAATAGGATTTTGTAATTTACTAGGTGGAATGGTGCTAGTTGAAAATATTTTTGCTTGGCCTGGAATTGGACAGTATGCCTACCTATCTGCCGTTTCACTTGATTTCCCAGCTATATGTGGTGTGTCATTATTAATTGCTTTTATTTATGTTGTTATTAATCTACTAATTGATATCCTTTATGGGATTATTGATCCGAGAGTGAGGTATAAATAA
- a CDS encoding ABC transporter substrate-binding protein, with protein MMKKFSLLSILLVLALSLIACSNKEEKTNESGGTSNTDTIVIGVASDWKTLDPARAYEVFGNFYFYATYENLYTLEGSDLTPKPALAKEYMVDDSGLVYTFKLDEGRKFSSGNAVTAEDVVFSFNRTINLKDNASALAEGVASVEAPDDKTVVVNLKEKDASFLSKLTSNAFAVVDSKVVKEQGGSDAADASSTDAATAYLDGASAGSGPYVLTKWTPNTEMVLEKNPNYTGTVNASKVIIKEIPDPNTQIKALEKGEIDVALSVGPDQVKSIKEGGNAKVVSSPTSTISFLLMNNSTEIGKEMADPLVQQAVRYALDYKGFQLLAGDGSLLPMSFVQDGFVGAKSRPDNYQNLEKAKELMKQAGYEKGFTVPLTAANYDSEGLSWVTIAEKVKEDLAKININVEIQTGDVGVVIEDYRNGKTPFLVMHWSPDYYDLSNQLAFIPGDIVGKRANWESSANAELVSLAEQAKVEIDVTKRAEISEKMQKIVAENSPYAFLVQHPKSFAVGANLEGVTYNDLYKLRLNELKLSK; from the coding sequence ATGATGAAAAAATTTTCTTTACTATCCATCCTATTGGTATTGGCTCTATCACTTATCGCCTGTAGCAATAAAGAAGAAAAAACAAATGAATCTGGAGGCACATCTAACACGGATACAATCGTAATTGGGGTTGCTTCCGACTGGAAAACGTTAGATCCAGCGCGTGCTTATGAAGTGTTTGGAAATTTCTATTTCTATGCAACATATGAGAATTTATACACGTTGGAAGGGTCAGACCTTACACCAAAGCCAGCACTTGCAAAAGAGTATATGGTAGATGATTCTGGGCTTGTGTATACATTTAAGCTAGATGAGGGTCGTAAATTTTCGAGCGGTAATGCTGTAACTGCAGAGGATGTTGTATTTAGTTTTAATCGTACAATTAATTTAAAAGACAATGCTTCTGCTCTTGCAGAAGGAGTTGCTAGCGTGGAAGCGCCAGATGACAAGACTGTTGTTGTCAATCTTAAGGAAAAGGATGCATCATTCCTTTCAAAACTTACAAGTAATGCCTTTGCAGTTGTAGATAGCAAAGTTGTGAAGGAACAAGGTGGTTCAGATGCAGCAGATGCAAGTTCAACGGATGCAGCAACTGCTTACCTTGATGGGGCATCAGCAGGTAGTGGTCCTTATGTATTAACGAAGTGGACTCCAAATACAGAGATGGTTCTTGAAAAGAATCCGAATTATACAGGTACTGTGAATGCGAGTAAGGTTATTATCAAAGAAATTCCGGATCCAAATACACAAATTAAAGCACTTGAAAAAGGTGAAATTGACGTAGCATTAAGCGTTGGACCTGACCAAGTGAAAAGCATCAAAGAGGGTGGAAATGCCAAGGTAGTATCTTCACCAACTTCAACAATTTCATTCTTACTAATGAATAATAGTACTGAAATAGGAAAAGAAATGGCGGACCCACTTGTTCAGCAAGCTGTTCGTTACGCGCTTGATTATAAAGGCTTCCAGCTATTAGCGGGCGATGGCTCACTATTACCAATGTCATTTGTTCAAGATGGTTTTGTTGGCGCAAAATCTAGACCAGATAATTATCAAAACTTAGAAAAGGCAAAGGAATTGATGAAGCAGGCCGGGTATGAAAAAGGCTTTACAGTACCTTTAACAGCTGCTAATTACGATTCAGAAGGACTTTCATGGGTAACAATTGCTGAAAAAGTAAAAGAAGATCTTGCGAAAATTAATATTAATGTGGAAATTCAAACTGGAGATGTTGGGGTTGTTATCGAAGACTATCGAAATGGGAAAACGCCATTCCTAGTGATGCACTGGTCTCCTGACTACTATGATCTAAGCAATCAATTAGCATTTATTCCAGGTGATATTGTAGGAAAACGTGCAAACTGGGAATCTTCAGCTAATGCAGAATTAGTAAGTTTAGCTGAACAAGCGAAAGTAGAAATTGATGTTACAAAACGTGCAGAAATTTCTGAGAAGATGCAGAAAATAGTTGCTGAAAATAGTCCATATGCATTCTTAGTACAGCACCCTAAATCATTTGCTGTAGGTGCCAACCTTGAAGGTGTTACTTACAACGACCTTTATAAATTACGATTAAATGAATTAAAGCTTTCAAAATAA
- a CDS encoding peptide ABC transporter substrate-binding protein: MVQNNSNSIDTVSNSNGTENILEVSHLKKTFHIKSPDGKKGLLRAVDDVSFTIKKGETFSLVGESGCGKSTLGRTLLGLYTPDQGSEILFDGEDITKFSKSKRKNFAKKAQLIFQDPSACLNPRRTIKQILLEPFKIHKIQNGEAKIKELMDMVGLANRFLDRYPHEMSGGQKQRVGIARALALDPELIVCDEPVSALDVSIQAQVINLLEDLQKQLNLTYLFISHDLSVVHHISDRVAVMYLGKIVELSTRDQLYEKTQHPYTKSLLSSVPDISDEHREKIILTGDVPSPSNPPAGCRFHTRCPVAMDICKTQEPDFIQTDSKHFAACHLHTK; encoded by the coding sequence ATGGTACAAAATAATTCCAATAGTATAGATACGGTATCAAACAGCAATGGCACAGAAAATATTTTAGAGGTTTCACACTTAAAAAAGACCTTTCATATTAAAAGCCCAGATGGAAAAAAAGGTTTACTTAGAGCAGTGGACGATGTTTCTTTTACGATAAAAAAGGGTGAAACATTTAGTCTTGTGGGCGAAAGTGGATGTGGTAAAAGTACACTAGGCAGGACATTGCTTGGTCTATATACACCAGACCAGGGATCTGAAATATTATTTGATGGCGAAGATATTACAAAGTTTTCAAAATCAAAACGGAAAAATTTTGCTAAAAAGGCACAACTGATTTTCCAAGATCCATCTGCTTGCTTAAATCCACGTAGAACGATTAAGCAAATTTTATTAGAACCATTCAAAATTCATAAAATACAAAATGGTGAAGCAAAAATTAAAGAGCTAATGGATATGGTTGGTCTAGCAAATCGTTTTCTTGATAGATATCCTCATGAAATGTCAGGAGGTCAGAAACAAAGGGTTGGAATTGCTAGAGCATTGGCACTAGATCCAGAGCTTATCGTGTGTGACGAACCTGTCTCAGCTTTAGATGTGTCGATTCAAGCACAGGTCATTAACTTACTAGAGGATTTACAGAAACAATTGAACCTTACTTATCTATTTATCTCGCATGATCTCAGTGTTGTTCACCATATTAGTGACCGAGTCGCAGTGATGTATTTAGGTAAAATTGTTGAATTATCTACTCGTGATCAACTATATGAAAAAACGCAACATCCTTACACAAAGTCGCTTCTGTCCTCGGTTCCAGATATTAGTGATGAACATCGAGAAAAGATTATTCTTACAGGGGATGTGCCAAGTCCATCTAATCCGCCTGCCGGATGTAGGTTTCATACAAGATGTCCTGTAGCGATGGATATTTGCAAAACACAGGAGCCTGACTTTATTCAAACAGATAGTAAGCACTTTGCAGCATGTCATTTGCATACAAAGTAA
- a CDS encoding peptide ABC transporter ATP-binding protein, which produces MTLLKVEDLTIKFKSRQGVVKAVDNLNFELAQGSSLGIVGESGSGKSVTSLTIMGLLQNANSEITGNIDFDGLDLLKLSPHEMRKIRGNSISMIFQEPMTSLNPLHTCGKQIMEPILIHEKGVSKQEAKKQAIELLRMVGIPSPEQRFHEYPHQMSGGMRQRIMIAIALACNTKLLIADEPTTALDVTIQAQILDLMNSLKKKRNMSIIMITHDLGVVKEMCEKVVVMYTGQIVEKSPTELVFADPLHPYTKGLLNAIPKISSKVERLEAIEGSVPDALNMPKGCSFHPRCKFATEKCKLEAPPLFQLEDGREVKCFIYDGSEKGGDVNGTK; this is translated from the coding sequence ATGACATTACTAAAAGTGGAGGATTTGACGATTAAATTCAAGTCACGCCAAGGTGTTGTCAAAGCAGTAGATAATTTAAACTTTGAACTAGCCCAAGGAAGTTCATTAGGAATCGTTGGTGAAAGTGGTAGTGGCAAAAGTGTTACCTCCCTTACGATAATGGGACTTTTACAAAATGCTAATAGTGAAATCACTGGAAATATTGATTTTGATGGTTTAGATTTGTTAAAACTCTCACCTCATGAAATGCGGAAGATTAGAGGAAATTCTATATCAATGATATTTCAAGAGCCAATGACCTCACTTAATCCTTTACATACTTGTGGTAAGCAAATTATGGAACCAATCTTGATTCACGAAAAAGGTGTAAGTAAACAAGAGGCAAAAAAACAAGCAATTGAATTGCTAAGAATGGTAGGAATCCCTTCTCCAGAGCAGCGATTTCATGAATACCCACATCAAATGTCAGGTGGTATGCGACAAAGAATTATGATAGCTATCGCTTTAGCCTGTAATACCAAACTATTAATTGCTGATGAGCCTACTACTGCATTAGATGTTACGATTCAAGCGCAAATTCTAGATTTAATGAACAGTCTGAAGAAAAAGAGGAATATGAGTATTATTATGATCACTCATGATTTGGGTGTTGTGAAGGAAATGTGTGAGAAAGTAGTAGTTATGTACACTGGACAAATTGTTGAAAAAAGTCCAACTGAGTTGGTTTTTGCTGATCCGCTTCATCCGTATACAAAAGGATTGCTTAATGCCATACCTAAAATTTCTAGTAAAGTGGAAAGACTCGAAGCGATTGAAGGTAGTGTTCCTGATGCACTGAATATGCCAAAAGGTTGCAGTTTTCATCCCCGTTGTAAATTTGCAACAGAGAAATGTAAATTGGAAGCCCCACCATTATTTCAACTAGAAGATGGTCGTGAAGTAAAATGCTTTATTTATGACGGATCTGAAAAGGGTGGTGATGTGAATGGTACAAAATAA
- a CDS encoding DNA-binding protein, whose amino-acid sequence MEEIFQKIKQLRFEQGMTLKELSEKTELSVSFLSQIERGTSSLAITSLKKIADAFGVKMIHFFEETEDLNYAVKKQNQKPFKIESSDSTYVRLSNNFPDRKIEPFLVTIKPLQKENEPFKHPGEEFYYVLKGAVLFTIDQTEYYLREGEAIHFPSNLTHIWENPLNQETVLLSVITPVIFS is encoded by the coding sequence ATGGAAGAAATTTTTCAAAAAATAAAGCAATTAAGGTTTGAACAAGGTATGACTTTGAAGGAATTGAGTGAAAAGACTGAATTATCCGTCAGTTTTTTATCCCAAATTGAGAGAGGAACATCATCATTAGCTATCACATCATTAAAAAAAATTGCTGATGCATTTGGTGTGAAGATGATTCATTTCTTTGAGGAGACGGAAGATCTAAATTACGCAGTGAAAAAGCAAAATCAAAAACCTTTTAAAATAGAAAGCTCTGATTCTACTTATGTTAGGTTAAGCAATAATTTTCCAGATAGAAAAATAGAGCCATTTCTCGTAACAATAAAGCCTCTTCAAAAAGAAAACGAACCATTTAAACACCCAGGTGAAGAGTTTTATTACGTTCTAAAAGGGGCAGTATTATTCACTATTGACCAGACAGAATATTATTTGCGTGAAGGAGAAGCAATACATTTCCCTTCAAATCTCACTCATATATGGGAAAATCCTTTAAATCAGGAGACTGTATTACTTTCCGTAATCACTCCAGTTATTTTTAGTTAA
- a CDS encoding IS3 family transposase (programmed frameshift), translating into MSQKRFNKEFKQTVVELYHSGTPVSQLSSEYGVSEVTIYKWIKLHSPIEGAEELTAAEVSSIQKENLRLKQEIENLKKGYDHIREKVTEQELIDHIENESEHYPIQLMCRVLKVPKSTYYQSFHKKPSVYEVENKKITGRICAIHKESDGRYGAPKIHAQLLKEGVKVSIKRVQRLMKKAGIRSNITKKYRPTPTQKPVEERENILEQDFHTTTINEKWVADITYIHTIRDGWCYLASVLDLHSKKIVGYKFGRKMTVDLVVEALDHAVQAQNPSSGLIIHTDLGTQYTSETFQENLKKHEMIPSFSRKGCPYDNACIESFHATLKKEEVYRTRYENYETARVALFQYIEGWYNRKRIHGAIGFLTPVECEDMCRAMA; encoded by the exons ATGAGTCAAAAAAGATTTAATAAAGAATTTAAACAAACTGTTGTGGAGCTTTATCACTCTGGTACACCAGTCAGTCAACTGTCTAGCGAATATGGCGTTTCTGAAGTAACTATTTATAAATGGATTAAGTTACATTCTCCAATCGAAGGTGCAGAAGAATTAACTGCAGCGGAAGTTTCTTCGATTCAAAAAGAAAATCTTCGGTTAAAGCAGGAGATTGAAA ATCTTAAAAAAGGCTATGACCATATTCGCGAAAAAGTAACAGAACAAGAACTCATTGACCATATTGAAAACGAAAGCGAACATTATCCTATTCAATTAATGTGTCGCGTTTTAAAGGTACCCAAAAGTACGTATTATCAGTCTTTCCACAAGAAACCAAGCGTGTACGAAGTTGAAAACAAAAAAATTACAGGACGTATTTGTGCCATTCACAAAGAAAGTGATGGACGATACGGTGCGCCGAAAATACATGCACAGTTACTCAAAGAAGGCGTGAAAGTTAGTATTAAACGCGTACAACGACTCATGAAAAAAGCTGGTATTCGCTCGAACATCACAAAAAAGTACCGTCCGACGCCAACACAAAAGCCCGTGGAAGAACGTGAAAATATACTTGAACAAGATTTCCATACAACGACGATTAATGAAAAATGGGTAGCTGATATTACGTATATCCATACAATCCGCGATGGATGGTGCTACTTGGCGTCGGTTCTTGATTTACATTCGAAGAAAATTGTAGGGTATAAATTCGGACGAAAAATGACCGTAGATTTGGTCGTTGAGGCATTGGATCACGCTGTACAAGCTCAAAATCCATCCTCAGGATTAATCATCCATACCGATTTAGGTACGCAATATACGAGTGAAACATTTCAAGAAAACCTAAAAAAACACGAAATGATTCCGTCGTTCAGCCGTAAAGGATGCCCGTATGATAACGCATGTATCGAGTCTTTTCATGCGACATTGAAAAAAGAAGAAGTCTATCGAACACGCTATGAAAATTATGAAACAGCTAGAGTTGCACTATTTCAATACATTGAAGGTTGGTACAATCGCAAACGAATTCACGGTGCTATAGGCTTTCTAACGCCTGTTGAATGTGAAGATATGTGCCGAGCTATGGCTTAA
- a CDS encoding competence protein ComX produces the protein MINMIQYLEKNPSLLTLLKENKASLVGITEIEQKAILESFDEVQLGGELRIWY, from the coding sequence ATGATTAACATGATTCAGTATTTGGAAAAAAATCCGTCGCTACTTACATTGTTAAAAGAAAATAAGGCCTCTCTAGTTGGTATTACAGAAATTGAACAGAAGGCAATTTTAGAATCTTTTGATGAAGTGCAGCTGGGTGGAGAACTTCGCATTTGGTACTAA
- a CDS encoding glucosamine 6-phosphate synthetase, whose translation MGKLSKRNILWIVPIGILGVFWYFYGPQKDITDNEYITYVKNYSFENSQKSLESGLASACKNPYWVYFETQKGQKVVEFKGDCPISNKENKVNIQFLVDNDMTKIWYGAMLVDNKMQDEKERDNYLLTLASD comes from the coding sequence ATGGGGAAATTAAGCAAAAGGAATATATTGTGGATTGTGCCAATTGGCATTTTAGGGGTATTTTGGTACTTTTACGGTCCACAAAAGGACATTACAGATAATGAATATATTACATACGTTAAAAACTATTCATTTGAAAACAGTCAAAAATCGTTAGAATCCGGATTGGCAAGTGCTTGTAAAAATCCATACTGGGTATATTTTGAAACACAAAAAGGGCAAAAGGTTGTAGAGTTTAAAGGAGATTGTCCAATTAGTAATAAAGAAAATAAAGTGAATATTCAATTTTTAGTGGATAATGATATGACAAAGATCTGGTACGGCGCAATGTTGGTTGATAATAAAATGCAGGATGAAAAGGAACGAGACAACTACCTTCTCACTCTAGCCAGTGACTAA
- a CDS encoding SAM-dependent methyltransferase encodes MGIDFHSMNNRTTYTTRHADFSWMETIKKLVPPMNISRAADIGCGGGIYSKALVELGATSVIGVDFSKAMLVGARENCKDYHHITFKQGNALDTGLDNSSFQVILERALIHHIQDLKACFQEAYRILEDDGIYIIQDRTPEDCLLKGDARHIRGYFFEYFPKLKEHEITRRYSSKKVMETLKEIGFKEIQEVKLWETRKVYEYKAQLLQDIRNRTGRSILHELEEEELQELVQYIDQSLDTDSTIVEKDRWTIWKAVK; translated from the coding sequence ATGGGTATTGATTTTCATAGTATGAACAATCGAACAACGTATACAACTCGACATGCTGATTTCTCATGGATGGAAACTATTAAAAAGCTTGTTCCGCCAATGAATATTTCTAGAGCTGCTGATATTGGATGTGGTGGAGGAATTTATTCTAAGGCATTAGTAGAATTGGGTGCAACTTCTGTCATCGGTGTAGATTTTTCTAAGGCAATGTTGGTGGGGGCGAGGGAAAATTGTAAGGATTATCATCATATTACCTTTAAGCAGGGAAATGCACTGGATACAGGCTTAGACAACAGCAGCTTTCAGGTAATTCTCGAACGAGCATTAATTCATCATATTCAAGATTTAAAAGCTTGTTTTCAAGAGGCGTATCGAATACTGGAGGATGATGGAATCTATATTATCCAAGACCGTACACCAGAAGACTGTCTTTTAAAAGGCGATGCACGTCATATACGAGGATATTTCTTTGAGTATTTCCCTAAATTAAAGGAGCATGAAATAACGCGCAGATATAGTAGTAAAAAAGTAATGGAAACACTAAAGGAAATTGGATTTAAGGAGATACAGGAAGTAAAGCTATGGGAAACTAGAAAGGTCTATGAGTACAAAGCACAATTACTTCAGGATATTAGGAATAGAACAGGGAGAAGTATTTTACATGAGTTAGAAGAGGAAGAGTTGCAGGAATTAGTGCAATATATAGATCAGTCATTGGACACTGACAGTACGATAGTTGAAAAGGATAGATGGACCATTTGGAAAGCAGTGAAATAA
- a CDS encoding GNAT family N-acetyltransferase, whose product MFPNLETERLILRELTQDDAKSIFNCFSHEEVIRYYGQEPFTDFKQAEKLIMLFSKNFTEKRGIRWGIERKETKGIIGTIGFNVWSPTHKRAEIGYEIHPDYWRKGYTLEAVTKVISYGFNDLGLTRIGAIVFIENEASNQLLKKIGFQQEGILRDYMYQNGKAYDTFAYSILKNEAHYFS is encoded by the coding sequence ATGTTTCCCAATTTAGAGACAGAAAGACTTATTTTACGAGAGCTGACACAAGACGATGCTAAAAGTATTTTTAACTGTTTTTCTCATGAGGAAGTAATACGGTATTATGGGCAGGAGCCATTTACAGATTTTAAGCAAGCCGAAAAATTAATAATGCTTTTTTCAAAAAATTTCACTGAAAAAAGGGGGATACGTTGGGGTATAGAAAGAAAAGAGACGAAGGGAATCATCGGAACTATTGGCTTCAATGTTTGGTCACCAACACATAAACGAGCAGAAATTGGCTATGAAATTCATCCAGATTATTGGCGAAAGGGGTATACATTAGAAGCGGTTACTAAGGTAATTTCTTATGGCTTTAATGACCTAGGGCTGACGCGAATAGGAGCTATTGTATTTATAGAAAATGAGGCATCTAATCAATTACTTAAGAAAATAGGGTTTCAACAGGAAGGAATTCTCAGAGATTATATGTACCAAAATGGTAAGGCATACGATACATTTGCTTATTCAATCTTAAAGAATGAAGCTCATTATTTCAGTTAA
- a CDS encoding Bcr/CflA family drug resistance efflux transporter, with product MIVLVAFPQISETIYSPSLPDISHALNTTNSAVQLTLSIYFIGFAIGVFCWGWLSDFIGRRPAMLGGLIFYGIGCFMCFYAETITFLLVSRFIQAFGAATGSIITQTILRESVSGSRRHAMFAQISAVIAFTPAVGPLIGGWVDQALGFRAVFFVLVAMSILLFIYTYLRLPETTDISTRKRIAIYPVVKRILSSPKVLVFGLLIGGINGVLFSYYAEAPFIFIEHFHISPGLYGFLGIFVALASIIGAMISKRLVVNYKPEKVIHLGCYVMIAGAFLQLIVSILPFSNHVLFSSILGTIFILLLGAGIALPNCLSLALVSFQDVIGTAGAIFSLGYYLLVSLITSGMSLLHNGSLLVMPLYFVILTMLMLLFGRKYIV from the coding sequence ATGATTGTACTTGTGGCATTCCCACAGATTAGTGAGACAATCTATTCTCCATCTCTTCCTGATATTTCACACGCATTGAATACTACAAATAGTGCCGTACAGCTCACTTTAAGTATTTATTTTATAGGGTTTGCAATAGGTGTTTTTTGTTGGGGATGGCTATCTGATTTTATTGGACGTAGACCGGCAATGTTAGGCGGTTTAATTTTTTATGGAATTGGCTGTTTTATGTGTTTTTACGCAGAAACGATAACTTTTCTATTGGTTAGTCGATTTATACAAGCTTTTGGAGCAGCAACTGGCTCTATTATTACGCAAACGATTTTACGGGAAAGTGTTTCTGGCAGTAGAAGACATGCGATGTTTGCACAAATTTCTGCCGTCATTGCCTTTACCCCTGCAGTGGGACCACTCATTGGTGGTTGGGTCGATCAGGCACTTGGCTTTAGAGCCGTATTCTTTGTGCTCGTTGCAATGAGTATATTGCTATTTATCTACACCTATTTGAGACTTCCTGAAACAACAGATATATCAACAAGAAAAAGAATCGCTATTTATCCGGTTGTAAAGCGCATTCTTTCATCTCCTAAAGTTCTTGTTTTTGGCTTGTTGATTGGTGGCATAAATGGTGTGTTATTCAGTTACTATGCTGAGGCGCCTTTTATTTTTATAGAGCATTTTCATATATCGCCCGGTCTCTATGGATTTCTTGGGATTTTTGTGGCACTTGCCTCTATTATTGGGGCAATGATATCTAAAAGACTCGTCGTCAATTATAAGCCAGAAAAAGTTATCCATCTTGGCTGCTATGTGATGATTGCTGGTGCCTTTTTACAATTAATCGTTAGTATATTACCATTCTCTAATCATGTACTATTTAGTAGCATATTAGGTACTATTTTTATTCTGTTATTAGGCGCAGGTATTGCTTTGCCTAATTGCTTAAGCTTAGCTCTTGTCAGCTTTCAAGATGTAATTGGAACAGCAGGTGCTATTTTCAGCTTAGGCTATTACCTGCTGGTGAGTCTCATAACGTCTGGCATGAGCCTCTTGCATAATGGTTCCTTGCTCGTAATGCCTCTATATTTTGTGATTTTAACCATGCTTATGTTATTATTCGGAAGAAAATATATTGTTTAA